The following coding sequences are from one Mesotoga infera window:
- a CDS encoding phosphodiester glycosidase family protein has protein sequence MRRIFMIFFLFLSFVSSAKNLIYLDERGQTRVFADAVVTERSMDFVKLEIIGELIRGVVVSQSLRQEETIMILPSGIIVSLSHENQRATVEFGSEFENSLIIKDDKVHINAELLGAITDKSFFSESEALILYAQPLTIKSIENRLDSISITLDRDILPDFFTIWWTGSGSLAVTLRPAKIDPFLVYDGMTVTTGRGFVKISAEKPWPDVEYEIKGRTLILRGKSGIGRTLQQETSLDFDLNIFESYAGGQKFMMSFLEMNSAKFSFEIELANDRVSGLEKATDTLRRSGAQIMINGGYFDQNQNLPIGLLVRDGKVLGLPTLGRPAIYFTEDGRVHVSRMDIIYLARFDDCFVQITGVNSPYRGEAVLYTDEYRNGIPEFDDFVYLSIKDSRIISKGYVSGVEKGSDVLVLSPSSLQKISDSASVGRSVSLELLNSYGERITGAVEGGPMIIHDGRPVTDYERNYYSASLLDVRAPRTLVGVKVTGEVVFIVIDGYQQSSYGLTFKEMIEFFKDKGFFSLMCLDGGKSSVMSVNGEIINSPSSGVPSLPVIITGSRK, from the coding sequence ATGAGGCGAATTTTCATGATTTTTTTCCTATTTCTTTCGTTTGTTTCTTCAGCAAAGAATTTGATTTATCTCGACGAGAGAGGACAGACGAGGGTATTTGCTGATGCAGTAGTTACTGAGCGGTCTATGGATTTCGTTAAGCTGGAAATAATCGGAGAGCTTATAAGGGGCGTGGTTGTTTCTCAGTCTCTTCGTCAGGAAGAGACAATAATGATTCTTCCTTCGGGGATTATCGTCTCTCTCTCTCATGAGAATCAGAGGGCTACGGTTGAATTTGGGAGCGAATTTGAAAACTCACTGATTATTAAAGACGACAAGGTTCACATCAACGCAGAATTGCTTGGGGCAATAACCGATAAGTCTTTTTTCAGCGAAAGCGAGGCGCTGATACTTTACGCTCAGCCTCTTACTATCAAGAGCATTGAGAATCGTCTGGATTCAATATCGATAACACTGGACAGAGATATACTTCCGGATTTTTTCACGATATGGTGGACTGGAAGCGGTTCGTTGGCCGTGACCCTAAGACCTGCGAAGATTGATCCTTTCCTGGTATATGATGGGATGACTGTGACCACGGGAAGGGGTTTCGTGAAGATATCCGCTGAAAAACCGTGGCCCGATGTCGAGTATGAGATAAAGGGAAGAACGCTGATTCTTAGGGGAAAGAGTGGAATTGGAAGGACTCTGCAGCAGGAAACCAGTCTTGATTTTGATCTGAACATATTCGAATCCTATGCGGGCGGTCAGAAATTCATGATGTCCTTCCTCGAAATGAACAGTGCAAAGTTCTCTTTCGAAATTGAGCTTGCAAATGACAGAGTCTCAGGACTGGAAAAGGCAACCGACACTCTCAGAAGAAGCGGTGCGCAGATAATGATTAACGGTGGTTATTTCGATCAGAATCAGAATCTCCCTATCGGTCTTCTTGTGAGAGATGGAAAGGTCCTCGGACTCCCCACTCTTGGCAGACCGGCAATTTACTTCACTGAAGATGGCAGAGTCCACGTTTCCAGGATGGATATAATCTATCTGGCAAGATTTGATGATTGCTTTGTTCAGATAACGGGGGTCAATTCTCCGTACAGAGGAGAGGCGGTTTTGTACACCGACGAATACCGTAACGGTATCCCTGAATTTGACGACTTCGTTTACCTTTCGATAAAAGACAGTAGAATAATTAGCAAGGGTTATGTTTCTGGAGTGGAGAAGGGTTCGGATGTTCTTGTTCTTTCGCCTTCATCGCTTCAGAAGATATCGGATTCGGCCTCCGTGGGTAGATCAGTTTCGCTGGAGCTACTGAATTCCTACGGTGAGAGGATAACGGGAGCCGTCGAAGGCGGACCAATGATCATACATGATGGCAGGCCCGTCACTGATTACGAGAGAAACTACTATTCAGCGTCGCTTCTTGATGTCAGAGCTCCAAGAACACTTGTTGGAGTAAAAGTGACTGGAGAAGTTGTTTTTATAGTGATCGACGGCTACCAGCAAAGCAGCTATGGCTTAACTTTCAAAGAGATGATAGAATTTTTCAAAGACAAAGGATTCTTTTCCTTGATGTGTCTGGATGGTGGGAAGTCTTCCGTGATGTCTGTGAATGGTGAAATAATCAACTCACCTTCTTCAGGAGTGCCTTCTCTGCCTGTAATTATAACTGGGTCGCGTAAATAG
- a CDS encoding thymidine phosphorylase, whose translation MRTYDIIMKKRNGLPNTKEELCSLIRGFVRGDVPDYQMAAWLMAVYFNHLNSEERFHLTEIMIDSGEKIQLSSINGMKVDKHSTGGVGDKVTLVVGPIVAAAGLVFAKLSGRGLGHTGGTIDKLESIPGFVTSLSIEEFEQQSEKIGIALAGQTAQVAVADKKLYALRDVTATVDEISLIASSIMSKKLAVDSDGILLDVKIGTGAFMKYLEEARELAVAMIDIGKRKGRTTKAVISDMNQPLGIAVGNSMEVVEAIETLKGAGPDDFSHLCRVIAGQMLVIGGAASGKDAEEVVDHLIVSGKAISKFDEFVSAQGGPEGFSERYDTYFKRAAFVKEVRSSFNGYVRSVDAESIGLVCMRLGAGREKKEDVVDPSVGLEVLKKIGDRVQEGEPIAMIHANNENIIEKEIEAIRKSFVLSEQKSTPPPIVYEVL comes from the coding sequence ATGAGGACATACGACATAATCATGAAAAAGCGAAACGGTCTCCCGAACACAAAGGAAGAGCTTTGTTCTCTAATAAGGGGCTTTGTCCGTGGCGATGTGCCCGATTATCAAATGGCAGCATGGTTAATGGCAGTGTATTTCAACCACCTTAATTCAGAAGAGAGATTCCATTTGACAGAAATAATGATTGATTCCGGCGAGAAGATTCAGCTTTCTTCAATTAATGGGATGAAAGTGGATAAGCACTCTACTGGCGGTGTCGGGGACAAAGTCACACTGGTTGTTGGACCCATTGTTGCAGCTGCGGGTCTGGTCTTCGCCAAGTTATCAGGAAGAGGTCTGGGCCATACAGGGGGAACTATTGATAAACTTGAGTCAATTCCCGGGTTTGTGACCTCACTGAGTATTGAGGAGTTTGAGCAGCAGTCCGAGAAGATTGGAATTGCATTGGCCGGTCAGACTGCACAGGTCGCGGTAGCAGACAAGAAGCTATACGCCTTGAGAGACGTTACTGCGACAGTTGACGAGATTTCGCTTATTGCCTCAAGTATAATGAGCAAGAAACTCGCTGTTGATTCAGATGGAATACTCCTTGACGTCAAAATTGGAACAGGCGCCTTCATGAAGTATCTTGAGGAAGCCAGAGAACTTGCAGTTGCAATGATTGATATTGGAAAGAGGAAGGGGAGGACCACAAAGGCTGTAATAAGTGATATGAACCAGCCTTTGGGGATCGCTGTCGGCAACTCCATGGAAGTCGTCGAAGCCATAGAGACACTTAAGGGAGCCGGTCCTGATGACTTCAGTCACCTTTGCAGAGTTATTGCCGGTCAGATGCTAGTAATCGGGGGAGCTGCAAGTGGTAAGGATGCCGAAGAGGTTGTTGATCACCTAATTGTCTCTGGAAAAGCGATAAGCAAGTTCGATGAGTTTGTCAGTGCTCAAGGTGGGCCTGAAGGTTTTTCGGAGCGGTATGACACATATTTCAAAAGAGCCGCTTTTGTGAAGGAAGTCAGATCCAGTTTTAATGGGTATGTAAGGTCTGTCGATGCTGAGTCGATAGGGCTTGTCTGTATGAGGCTGGGTGCTGGAAGAGAGAAAAAGGAAGATGTCGTGGATCCTTCCGTAGGCCTGGAGGTATTGAAGAAGATTGGAGATAGAGTCCAAGAGGGCGAGCCCATCGCTATGATTCATGCTAATAATGAAAATATCATTGAGAAGGAGATCGAAGCGATTAGAAAGAGCTTTGTTCTTTCAGAACAGAAGTCCACACCTCCACCAATAGTCTACGAAGTGCTTTAA